The following nucleotide sequence is from Roseivirga sp. BDSF3-8.
AGGGCTCCGTAGAGCTAAGGCAGTCGCCAACTCCTGCACCCGGACAGGAGTCCGGTATAAATATGGCAGCCAGCGCCGTGTCAGGGACTGCTGAAGACGGAAAAGGAGCACTTATAGACGTATGCGATGAGGGAGATGTGTTCGGTGTGCGCGCCATGATCTCCCAGCTACCCTACATATCCAATGCCCTCGCTGCAGAGGAAGTTCTGCTATATGGCATACCCACCGAAGTCTTCAAACCCCTCCTTACCGATAACTCACGGGTCGCACTCTTTTTCGCAGCCGGTTTTGCCGCTGGTCAGCCCGTCGTTCGCAGTAATCTTTTTGACACCAGCAGAGGACAGCAAACCCTCGGAGAGCAGGCCAGACCTCATTTTAGTATATTTCGTCTAGCCGAGATATTCAGCACCCAGGCTGGCCGTAGCCTCGTCTCCTGCCGTCCGGATGAGACCATTCAGGCCGTGGCTGCCCGAATGAGTCATGAGGGAGTAGGGTCCATCATTATCATCGATAAGAATAAGCGTCCACTCGGTATAGTAACCGATACCGATTTCAGAAAAAAAGTAGTAACCGGCATAGTGCCCATCACCCGGCCTGTACAGGATATTATGAATAGCCCTGTGGTTACCGTATCCCCTTCGCTATCAGTAGCCGAAGTACTTATACGCATGATGCGCGAGCACGTCCACCACCTGTGTGTTACGGTTGATGGTACCCCCGATACCCAGGCCACCGGTATTATTTCCGAGCATGACCTGCTGCTCAGGCAAGGCAGTAACCCGGCAGTTATTCTCAGAGAAATAGAAAAGAGCAGTGGGGTAGAGGCCCTGCCCGCTTTGCGAAACCGCGCCGAAGAGCTGCTTAGTTATTACCTTCAGCAGGAAGTAAACATCGCGTTCGTCGCGGGCGTCATTTCCGAAATAAACGATGCCATCATCCGCAAGGCCCTGCAGCATGCCGAAGGCGTGCTTGAAAAAGCCAACATTCCCTCGCCCGGCCTGCGCTACTGCTGGTTGTCTTTAGGTAGTGAAGGCAGAGAGGAACAGTTACTACGTACCGATCAGGACAATGCCCTCGTATACGAAGATCCTCCTGCCGGAAAAGAGGAAATTGCCTCAGCCTATTTCCTTCAGCTAGCCTCTGAAACCAATAATGTGCTCATAGACTGCGGATTTGCTGAGTGCCCTTCTGATATGATGGCCCGAAATCAGCGCTGGTGCCAGCCGCTTAGGCAGTGGAAGGACTACTTTGGCGACTGGATACGTACCCCCGACGAGAAGTCCCTCATGCTCGCCACCATCTTTTTCGATTTCCGTCCGGTATACGGAGACTACCGGCTGGCCGATTCCCTTACTGATTTTATCTATCACCAGATCAGACGTGATAAACTATTTCTTAACTACCTGGCCGCAAATGCCATGCAGAATCCGCCACCCCTGGGCTTTTTCCGGAACCTGCTCGTAGAGCGAAGCGGTGAGCATAAAGACAGCTTCGATATCAAACTCCGTGCAATGATGCCCCTTGTGGATGCCGCCCGCGTCCTTATACTTAGCCATGAAGTCAATGGCATCAACAACACCTTCAGGCGATATGAAAAGCTCGCTGAACTGGAGCCTAAAAATGCCGACCTTTTTCGTGAAGCAGCCATTGCCTATGAGATCATGATGAGGCTGCGTGCCCGTACCGGACTCAATCACAGCAATTCCGGGCGCTATATACCAATACATGAACTCAGCAAAATTGCCCGGCAGACCCTACGCCACGGCTTTCGCCCTATAGCCGATGTTCAGGAAGTACTCCGGGTACGTTTTCAATTGGATATGTTACGCCGATGAAGTTATGGCGAAGTATATTTCATTCGGATAAATACCGGCCAGCCTACTGGGAAGGTTATAAAAAGTCCCTCCGGCAATGCTGTGCCAGTCACTTGCCCCTGGAGCAGGTTCGTTTTGTAGTATATGATACTGAGACCACCGGCCTCGACCCCTCCTCTGATTCCGTTCTCAGCATCGGTGCTATTGGTGTCAAAGGCGGAGCCATTCACGTGCAGGACAGCTTTGAGTGCGTGGTTCACCAGGCCCAAGTAAGCCGGGAGAGTATATCCGTACATGGCCTTACCCCCGGCAGAGTGCTGGCTGGCATTCCCGAAAAGGAGGCTATCCATACCTTTATAAACTACATAAAAGGAAGTGTGTTAGTTGCCCATCATGCCGCGTTTGATCGGGCTGTAATAAACAACACCATCAAAAAGCACTATCACGCTAAGCTGCTTAATAAGATTCTTGACACCGCCACCCTGGCCATCCGCCTTGAGAAATTCGGCCATCCACCCGAGTCTGTCCGGCGGGAAGAGTACACCCTCGACGCCCTTTGTAAGCGCTACAACATTCGTGCTCACGACCGCCACACCGCCCCCGGAGACAGCTTCATCACCGCCCAGCTATTTCAAAAGCTCCTGCGCCTGGCCCATAAGCGCGGCATCAAAACCCTGGGTGACCTCCTGGGCTGAATAAAGGGTTGGAAAAAAATAAATCAAGTTTGGGAAATAGATTAGTTAGGTTTGGAAATCTAATTCCTAAAATCCTTTTGCGTATGCTGTTTTAGCCTTTTGTTTAATCATAAATTATAATTCTATGCCTGTTAAGCATACCCCAACAAGTGAAGTACACAAAGGGCAAAAAGGAGGAAAGACCGGATGCGGATTTGATACAACTGAACATCCGGAACACTGGGTAAATTCTAATCAGAGAATTACTTGTGCTAAAAATGGTTGTCGAAACTAAGGCTATTTAAGTAAAATGAGGCTGTCTCGAAAGGCAGCCTTTTTATTCAAAACATAATTTTGTATTTGTTAAACTACCGCGGGGTTGTACCGGGCCGCCTTCGGTTCCGTGGTGGCCATTTCCGCGAAGTTGGTACCGGAGTGCGTCCGATTCGCTATGTAGAGTGTT
It contains:
- a CDS encoding PolC-type DNA polymerase III, whose protein sequence is MKLWRSIFHSDKYRPAYWEGYKKSLRQCCASHLPLEQVRFVVYDTETTGLDPSSDSVLSIGAIGVKGGAIHVQDSFECVVHQAQVSRESISVHGLTPGRVLAGIPEKEAIHTFINYIKGSVLVAHHAAFDRAVINNTIKKHYHAKLLNKILDTATLAIRLEKFGHPPESVRREEYTLDALCKRYNIRAHDRHTAPGDSFITAQLFQKLLRLAHKRGIKTLGDLLG
- a CDS encoding DUF294 nucleotidyltransferase-like domain-containing protein: MASNIILERVFDFLKDFPPFSLLESSHLRAISANVSVRYLEQGEYVFRQGDDPHPEFFIVKQGSVELRQSPTPAPGQESGINMAASAVSGTAEDGKGALIDVCDEGDVFGVRAMISQLPYISNALAAEEVLLYGIPTEVFKPLLTDNSRVALFFAAGFAAGQPVVRSNLFDTSRGQQTLGEQARPHFSIFRLAEIFSTQAGRSLVSCRPDETIQAVAARMSHEGVGSIIIIDKNKRPLGIVTDTDFRKKVVTGIVPITRPVQDIMNSPVVTVSPSLSVAEVLIRMMREHVHHLCVTVDGTPDTQATGIISEHDLLLRQGSNPAVILREIEKSSGVEALPALRNRAEELLSYYLQQEVNIAFVAGVISEINDAIIRKALQHAEGVLEKANIPSPGLRYCWLSLGSEGREEQLLRTDQDNALVYEDPPAGKEEIASAYFLQLASETNNVLIDCGFAECPSDMMARNQRWCQPLRQWKDYFGDWIRTPDEKSLMLATIFFDFRPVYGDYRLADSLTDFIYHQIRRDKLFLNYLAANAMQNPPPLGFFRNLLVERSGEHKDSFDIKLRAMMPLVDAARVLILSHEVNGINNTFRRYEKLAELEPKNADLFREAAIAYEIMMRLRARTGLNHSNSGRYIPIHELSKIARQTLRHGFRPIADVQEVLRVRFQLDMLRR